In a single window of the Anomaloglossus baeobatrachus isolate aAnoBae1 chromosome 5 unlocalized genomic scaffold, aAnoBae1.hap1 SUPER_5_unloc_13, whole genome shotgun sequence genome:
- the LOC142258838 gene encoding uncharacterized protein LOC142258838 isoform X2 → MDKDWNKIAERILHLTLEILFRLTGEDYTVVKKTSSERCQAPVSEGWGRPLSPITGPPPHPPIHEDINEQKILELTYKMIELLTGEVPIRCQDVTVYFSMEEWEYLEGHKDLYKDVMMAVPQPLTSPGLSSKRTTPERCPRPLLPQDCKQEDPDVPQDVFPPVLSNDCVGSSVGPLISSEFKTDDQSITHDTYEEPASFLDIPPVLPRKEQSSDLFKQVQNSDHQKTHTGEKPFSCSECSKCFTQKSDLVIHYRIHTGEKPYLCSKCGKCFIQKSDLLKHLKIHTWKKPFSSSEGEKCFTRRITLANHQKINSSKSKFSCSECGKYFIHISHLIRHQKIHTGEKPFSCSECGKCFIQISHLVRHQKIHTGEKPFSCSECGKCFIQKSELVWHQRSHTGEKPFSCSKCGKCFIQRSHLVTHQKIHTGEKPFSCSECGKCFIQKSDLVKHQKSHTGEKPFSCSECGKCYIQKSDLVKHQKIHTGEKPFSCSECGKCFIQISHLVKHQKIHTGEKPFSCSECGKCFIDKSHLVTHQKIHTEEKPFSCSECGKGFIQKSKLVLHLRSHTGEKPFSCPECGKCYTRKSGLVYHQKNHTK, encoded by the exons ATGGATAAAGACTGGAACAAGatagcggagaggatattacacctcaccctagagatcctcttccggcttactggagag gattacacagtagtgaagaagacctctagtgagcgctgtcaggcccctgtgtctgagggatggggaagacccctgagcccaatcacggggcctccacctcacccgccgatacatgaggacatcaatgagcagaagatcctagaactcacctacaagatgattgagctgctgactggagag gttcctataaggtgtcaggacgtcaccgtctatttctccatggaggagtgggagtatttagaaggacacaaagatctgtacaaggacgtcatgatggcggttccccagcccctcacatcaccag gtctatccagtaagaggacaacaccagagagatgtccccgtcctctgctcccacaggactgtaaacaagaagaccccgatgttcctcaggatgtgtttcctccagttctatcca ATGACTGTGTCGGGAGTTCAGTtggacctctaatatcttcagaatttaaaacagatgatcaaagtatcacacatgatacatatgaagagccggCTAGTTTcctagatatacctccagtccttcctaggAAAGAacaatcatctgatcttttcaaacaagtccaaaattccgatcatcaaaaaactcacactggggagaagccattttcatgctcagaatgcagtaaatgttttactcagaaatcagatcttgttatacattacagaattcacacaggggagaagccatatttgtgttcaaaatgtgggaaatgttttattcaaaaatcagatcTTTTAAAACATCTAAAAATTCATACATGGAAAAAGCCATTTTCAAGCTCAGAAGGTGAAAAATGTTTTACTCGGAGAATAACCCTTGCTAACCATCAAAAAATTAACTCTAGTAAGAGTAAATTTTCatgctcagagtgtgggaaatattttattcacatatcacatcttattagacatcagaaaattcacacaggggagaagccattttcatgttcagaatgtgggaaatgttttattcagatatcacatcttgttagacatcagaaaattcacacaggggagaagccattttcatgttcagaatgtgggaaatgttttattcagaaatcagaacttgtttggcatcaaagatctcacacaggggaaaagccattttcatgttcaaaatgtgggaaatgttttattcagagatcacatcttgttacacatcagaaaattcacacaggggaaaagccattttcatgttcagaatgtgggaaatgttttatccagaaatcagaccttgttaaacatcagaaaagtcacacaggggaaaagccattttcatgttcagagtgtggaaaatgttatattcagaaatcagaccttgttaaacatcagaaaattcacacaggggagaagccattttcatgttcagaatgtgggaaatgttttattcagatatcacatcttgttaaacatcagaaaattcacacaggggagaagccattttcatgttcagaatgtgggaaatgttttatcgataaatcacatcttgttacacatcagaaaattcacacagaggagaaaccattttcatgttcagagtgtgggaaaggttttattcaGAAATCGAAACTTGTTTTGCATctaagatctcacacaggagagaagccattttcatgcccagaatgtggtaaatgttatacTAGGAAGTCtggtcttgtttaccatcaaaaaaatcacacaaaataa
- the LOC142258838 gene encoding uncharacterized protein LOC142258838 isoform X1 has product MDKDWNKIAERILHLTLEILFRLTGEDYTVVKKTSSERCQAPVSEGWGRPLSPITGPPPHPPIHEDINEQKILELTYKMIELLTGEVPIRCQDVTVYFSMEEWEYLEGHKDLYKDVMMAVPQPLTSPGLSSKRTTPERCPRPLLPQDCKQEDPDVPQDVFPPVLSTDDCVGSSVGPLISSEFKTDDQSITHDTYEEPASFLDIPPVLPRKEQSSDLFKQVQNSDHQKTHTGEKPFSCSECSKCFTQKSDLVIHYRIHTGEKPYLCSKCGKCFIQKSDLLKHLKIHTWKKPFSSSEGEKCFTRRITLANHQKINSSKSKFSCSECGKYFIHISHLIRHQKIHTGEKPFSCSECGKCFIQISHLVRHQKIHTGEKPFSCSECGKCFIQKSELVWHQRSHTGEKPFSCSKCGKCFIQRSHLVTHQKIHTGEKPFSCSECGKCFIQKSDLVKHQKSHTGEKPFSCSECGKCYIQKSDLVKHQKIHTGEKPFSCSECGKCFIQISHLVKHQKIHTGEKPFSCSECGKCFIDKSHLVTHQKIHTEEKPFSCSECGKGFIQKSKLVLHLRSHTGEKPFSCPECGKCYTRKSGLVYHQKNHTK; this is encoded by the exons ATGGATAAAGACTGGAACAAGatagcggagaggatattacacctcaccctagagatcctcttccggcttactggagag gattacacagtagtgaagaagacctctagtgagcgctgtcaggcccctgtgtctgagggatggggaagacccctgagcccaatcacggggcctccacctcacccgccgatacatgaggacatcaatgagcagaagatcctagaactcacctacaagatgattgagctgctgactggagag gttcctataaggtgtcaggacgtcaccgtctatttctccatggaggagtgggagtatttagaaggacacaaagatctgtacaaggacgtcatgatggcggttccccagcccctcacatcaccag gtctatccagtaagaggacaacaccagagagatgtccccgtcctctgctcccacaggactgtaaacaagaagaccccgatgttcctcaggatgtgtttcctccagttctatcca CAGATGACTGTGTCGGGAGTTCAGTtggacctctaatatcttcagaatttaaaacagatgatcaaagtatcacacatgatacatatgaagagccggCTAGTTTcctagatatacctccagtccttcctaggAAAGAacaatcatctgatcttttcaaacaagtccaaaattccgatcatcaaaaaactcacactggggagaagccattttcatgctcagaatgcagtaaatgttttactcagaaatcagatcttgttatacattacagaattcacacaggggagaagccatatttgtgttcaaaatgtgggaaatgttttattcaaaaatcagatcTTTTAAAACATCTAAAAATTCATACATGGAAAAAGCCATTTTCAAGCTCAGAAGGTGAAAAATGTTTTACTCGGAGAATAACCCTTGCTAACCATCAAAAAATTAACTCTAGTAAGAGTAAATTTTCatgctcagagtgtgggaaatattttattcacatatcacatcttattagacatcagaaaattcacacaggggagaagccattttcatgttcagaatgtgggaaatgttttattcagatatcacatcttgttagacatcagaaaattcacacaggggagaagccattttcatgttcagaatgtgggaaatgttttattcagaaatcagaacttgtttggcatcaaagatctcacacaggggaaaagccattttcatgttcaaaatgtgggaaatgttttattcagagatcacatcttgttacacatcagaaaattcacacaggggaaaagccattttcatgttcagaatgtgggaaatgttttatccagaaatcagaccttgttaaacatcagaaaagtcacacaggggaaaagccattttcatgttcagagtgtggaaaatgttatattcagaaatcagaccttgttaaacatcagaaaattcacacaggggagaagccattttcatgttcagaatgtgggaaatgttttattcagatatcacatcttgttaaacatcagaaaattcacacaggggagaagccattttcatgttcagaatgtgggaaatgttttatcgataaatcacatcttgttacacatcagaaaattcacacagaggagaaaccattttcatgttcagagtgtgggaaaggttttattcaGAAATCGAAACTTGTTTTGCATctaagatctcacacaggagagaagccattttcatgcccagaatgtggtaaatgttatacTAGGAAGTCtggtcttgtttaccatcaaaaaaatcacacaaaataa